A section of the Delphinus delphis chromosome 1, mDelDel1.2, whole genome shotgun sequence genome encodes:
- the PRMT6 gene encoding protein arginine N-methyltransferase 6 codes for MSQPKRRKLESGGGGEGGEGTEEEDGGELEVALPRPRRTRRERDQLYYQCYSDVSVHEEMIADRVRTDAYRLGILRNWAALRGKTVLDVGAGTGILSIFCAQAGARRVYAVEASDIWQQAREVVRLNGLEDRVHVLPGPVETVELPEQVDAIVSEWMGCGLLHESMLSSVLHARTKWLKEGGLLLPASAELFVAPISDQMLELRLSFWSQMKQLYGVDMSCLESFATRCLMGHSEIVVQGLSGEDVLARPQCFAQLELARAGLEQELEAGVGGRFRFSCYGSAHMHGFAIWFQVTFPGGDSEKPLVLSTSPFHPVTHWKQALLYLNEPVQVEQDTDVSGEITLLPSQDNHRHLRVLLRYKVGDQEEKTKDFAMED; via the coding sequence ATGTCGCAGCCCAAGAGAAGAAAGCTTGAGTCGGGGGGCGGCGGCGAAGGAGGGGAGGGAACTGAAGAGGAAGATGGCGGAGAGCTGGAGGTGGCCCTGCCACGACCCCGGAGGACTAGGCGGGAGCGAGACCAGCTGTACTACCAGTGCTACTCGGATGTATCGGTCCACGAGGAGATGATTGCCGACCGCGTCCGCACCGATGCCTACCGCCTGGGCATTCTGCGGAACTGGGCAGCGCTGCGGGGCAAGACCGTGCTGGACGTGGGCGCGGGCACCGGCATTCTCAGCATCTTCTGTGCCCAGGCCGGGGCCCGGCGCGTGTACGCGGTGGAGGCCAGCGACATCTGGCAACAGGCCCGGGAGGTGGTGCGGCTCAACGGGCTGGAGGACCGGGTGCACGTCCTGCCGGGGCCAGTGGAGACGGTGGAGTTGCCGGAGCAGGTGGATGCCATTGTGAGCGAGTGGATGGGCTGCGGACTCCTGCACGAGTCCATGCTGAGCTCTGTGCTCCACGCGCGGACCAAGTGGCTGAAGGAGGGCGGTCTTCTACTGCCGGCTTCCGCCGAGCTCTTCGTGGCGCCCATCAGCGACCAGATGCTGGAGTTGCGCCTAAGCTTCTGGAGCCAGATGAAGCAGCTCTACGGTGTGGACATGAGCTGCCTGGAGAGCTTCGCCACGCGCTGCCTCATGGGCCACTCAGAAATCGTGGTGCAAGGCCTGTCCGGCGAGGATGTGCTGGCCCGGCCGCAGTGCTTTGCTCAGCTGGAGCTGGCCCGCGCCGGCCTGGAGCAGGAGCTGGAAGCGGGGGTGGGTGGGCGCTTCCGCTTCAGCTGCTACGGCTCGGCTCACATGCACGGCTTTGCCATCTGGTTCCAGGTGACCTTCCCCGGAGGGGACTCGGAGAAACCCCTGGTGCTGTCCACCTCGCCTTTTCACCCAGTCACGCACTGGAAGCAGGCACTCCTCTACCTGAACGAGCCTGTGCAAGTGGAGCAAGATACGGACGTTTCCGGAGAGATCACGCTGCTGCCCTCCCAGGACAACCACCGTCACCTACGCGTGCTGCTGCGCTACAAAGTGGGCGACCAGGAGGAAAAGACCAAAGACTTTGCCATGGAGGACTGA